The following are from one region of the Streptomyces fradiae genome:
- a CDS encoding SDR family NAD(P)-dependent oxidoreductase, whose protein sequence is MNLPASGRSVLVTGASRGLGRAVARAFAANGDRVAVHYGSRADEARATLESLDGPGHVLVSGDLSDPAAAESVVSGAAEGLGGRLDVLVNNAAVNLPHPPATTPYEEWVALWQRHVSVNLLGTAYVSQLAARRMIAAGTQGRIVNIGSRGAFRGEPDHPAYGATKAAVHALGQSLAVALAPHGIAVASVAPGFFTTERVAPRLTGPEGPAILAQSPFGRVATPEEIAAAVLWLASPAAEWASGTVLDMNGASHLRT, encoded by the coding sequence ATGAACCTGCCTGCCTCCGGACGCAGCGTCCTCGTCACCGGTGCCTCGCGCGGTCTGGGCCGCGCGGTGGCGCGCGCCTTCGCCGCGAACGGCGACCGGGTGGCCGTCCACTACGGCTCCCGCGCCGACGAGGCCCGCGCGACCCTGGAATCCCTCGACGGCCCCGGCCACGTCCTGGTCTCCGGCGACCTCTCCGACCCGGCCGCCGCGGAGTCCGTCGTCTCCGGCGCGGCGGAGGGCCTGGGCGGCCGGCTCGACGTCCTGGTCAACAACGCGGCCGTCAACCTGCCGCACCCGCCGGCGACGACGCCGTACGAGGAGTGGGTGGCGCTCTGGCAGCGCCACGTCTCCGTGAACCTGCTCGGCACGGCGTACGTGAGCCAGCTCGCCGCCCGTCGCATGATCGCCGCGGGCACCCAGGGCCGCATCGTCAACATCGGCTCCCGCGGCGCCTTCCGCGGCGAACCGGACCACCCCGCCTACGGCGCCACCAAGGCCGCCGTCCACGCCCTCGGCCAGTCCCTCGCCGTGGCCCTGGCCCCGCACGGCATCGCCGTCGCCTCCGTCGCCCCCGGCTTCTTCACCACGGAACGCGTGGCCCCCCGCCTCACCGGCCCGGAGGGCCCCGCCATCCTCGCCCAGAGCCCCTTCGGCCGCGTGGCCACCCCGGAGGAGATCGCCGCGGCGGTGCTGTGGCTGGCGTCACCGGCGGCGGAGTGGGCGTCGGGCACGGTCCTGGACATGAACGGGGCGTCGCACCTGCGGACGTGA
- a CDS encoding alkaline phosphatase PhoX, translating to MSLNRREFTKQSAAAGAALALTGAVGALATAPQALASEDHGNEHGGNGHGHGNGHRLGYGELIADPQGILALPEGFTYRVITHSGVTRLESGEFTPSNHDGTATFAGPRGTTYLVNNHELKGPRSKWAHPVPLAEGLVYDPAASGGCTVVEVHRDGTVAEWVGIAGTSTNCAGGSTPWGTWLTCEENSDLAGVNGMTKDHGYVFEVDPHDRRANRAPKPIKAFGRYDHEAVVIDPRRGHAYLTEDAAGPNGLFFRWVPPQGFEYGRGRLATLADDAGRLQAPKCYDSAGTFVDDLSRATKIGTVYGVDWVDVPDRDGRTTPVRKQFAEGEVTRARKLEGMWWADGGAYIVSSYAREESPGAPHDGQVWFYDPKRRTLTLKVLLGVNANPDVDGAYDGPDNITVSPYGGLVIAEDGEGVQHLFGATDSGRTYPIARNDLNDSEFTGVTFSPDGDTLFANIQTPGIMLAITGPWCRQPRR from the coding sequence ATGTCCCTCAACCGCAGAGAGTTCACCAAGCAGTCCGCCGCCGCGGGCGCCGCACTCGCGCTCACCGGCGCCGTCGGCGCGCTCGCCACCGCCCCGCAGGCGCTGGCCTCCGAGGACCACGGCAACGAGCACGGCGGCAACGGCCACGGCCACGGCAACGGCCACCGTCTCGGCTACGGCGAGCTGATCGCCGACCCGCAGGGCATCCTCGCCCTGCCCGAGGGCTTCACCTACCGCGTCATCACCCACAGCGGTGTCACCCGCCTGGAGTCCGGCGAGTTCACGCCCTCCAACCACGACGGCACCGCCACCTTCGCCGGCCCGCGCGGCACCACGTACCTCGTGAACAACCACGAGCTCAAGGGACCCCGCTCCAAGTGGGCTCACCCGGTCCCGCTCGCCGAGGGCCTGGTCTACGACCCGGCGGCCTCCGGCGGCTGCACCGTCGTCGAGGTGCACCGCGACGGGACCGTCGCCGAGTGGGTCGGCATCGCCGGCACCTCCACCAACTGCGCGGGCGGCAGCACCCCCTGGGGCACCTGGCTCACCTGCGAGGAGAACTCCGACCTGGCCGGGGTCAACGGCATGACGAAGGACCACGGCTACGTCTTCGAGGTCGACCCGCACGACCGCCGCGCCAACCGCGCCCCGAAGCCGATCAAGGCCTTCGGCCGCTATGACCACGAGGCCGTCGTCATCGACCCCAGGCGCGGCCACGCCTACCTCACCGAGGACGCCGCCGGCCCCAACGGCCTGTTCTTCCGCTGGGTTCCGCCGCAGGGCTTCGAGTACGGCCGCGGCCGCCTCGCGACCCTCGCCGACGACGCCGGCCGCCTCCAGGCCCCCAAGTGCTACGACTCCGCCGGCACGTTCGTCGACGACCTGTCCCGTGCCACGAAGATCGGCACCGTGTACGGCGTCGACTGGGTCGACGTCCCGGACCGCGACGGCCGCACCACCCCGGTCCGCAAGCAGTTCGCCGAGGGCGAGGTCACCCGCGCCCGCAAGCTGGAGGGCATGTGGTGGGCCGACGGCGGCGCCTACATCGTCTCCTCGTACGCCCGTGAGGAGAGCCCCGGCGCCCCGCACGACGGCCAGGTCTGGTTCTACGACCCCAAGCGCCGCACCCTCACCCTCAAGGTGCTGCTCGGCGTCAACGCCAACCCGGACGTGGACGGCGCCTACGACGGCCCGGACAACATCACCGTCTCCCCGTACGGCGGCCTCGTCATCGCCGAGGACGGCGAGGGCGTGCAGCACCTGTTCGGCGCGACCGACAGCGGCCGCACCTACCCGATCGCCCGCAACGACCTGAACGACAGCGAGTTCACGGGCGTGACCTTCTCGCCCGACGGCGACACCCTCTTCGCCAACATC